The following nucleotide sequence is from Erythrobacter aurantius.
ACCCGCGGCATGCCCAGCAGACGCTCGGCCGTGATATTGCGCTGAATCTCGTTCGAACCGGCATAGATCGGCCCCGAAAGCGAGAAGATGTAGCCTTCAAGCCAGTCATTGGCGGAGCCGTCGGCAAACTGCTGCAATTCCGCTGCCGCGCCCAGCAGGTGCATCGCGGTGCGGTGCATCGCGCGATCGAGTTCCGACCAGAAAATCTTGTTCAGGCTGGCTTCGGCCCCGATGCTGCCGCCCGCCATGATCTTCGCGGCGACGGCATAGGTGTTGTAGGCATAGGCCTGGCTTTCCATCCACGCCTTTGCCACCGCCTCGCGCGCCGAAGGAGCCGCATTGTGTTCATGCTTTCGGAACAGCTCCACCAGCCGCTTTGCCGCTGCCTGGAAACGGCCGGGTGAGCGCAGCATCAGACCGCGCTCGAACCCGGCGGTCGCCATGGCGACCTTCCAGCCTTCCCCCTCTCCCGCAAGGCGGTTTTCGACTGGAACGCGAACTTCATCGAAGAACAGCTCGGCGAAACCCGGATTGCCGTGGAGTTGCCGGATCGGGCGACGGGTGACGCCGGGCGCATTGAGATCGAACAGGATGAAGGACAGCCCCTTGTGGCGCTGGCTGCCTTCTTCGGTCCGGAACAGGCCGAAACCCCAATCGGCAAAACTCGCCCTGCTCGACCAGGTTTTTTGACCATTGATGACGTAATGATCCCCGTCGCGGTAAGCGGTGGTCTTGATCGCCGCCATGTCGCTGCCAGCGCCCGGTTCGGACCATGCCTGAGCCCAGATTTTCTCGCCTGCGGCCATCGGCGTCAGGAAGCGCGCCTTTTGTTCTTCGGTCCCGTATTCCATGATCGTGGGTCCGAGCAGGAAGATGCCGTTCTGGTTCACCCTGAGCGGTGCGCCCGCGCCCCAGTATTCCTCTTCAAAGATCAGCCATTCGATCAGATCGAGCCCACGCCCACCATAGCTGGTGGGCCATGTCACCATGCCCCAATTGCCTTGCGCCAGCTTGCGTTCCCATTCGACGTGCTGGTGGAATCCTTCCTCGCCTTCGAGCGTGAGAAGCGGCTTTTCCGGCAGGTTCGAAGCAAGCCATTCGCGCACTTCAGCACGGAAAGCCTGCTGCCGGGGGGTGTATTGCAGCTGCATGATCAGAACTCTGCGGCTTTTCCGGTCTTCACGAATTCGTCGCGCGATTTCTGGCTGTCTTCGTGCATGTACATTTCGAGCGTGAAGCCCTGTTCCCAGCGATAGCCGCGATCGACATCGCGCGCTTCGAGGCCGTTCAACGCTTCCTTGGCGATCACCAGCGCCTTGCGGCTCTTCGACGCGATCACGGCGCAGAAAGCCCTCGCCTCGGCCTCCAGATCGGCGCGCGGCACCACTTTTTCGACCGCGCCCAGACGGTGCGCTTCGGCTGCCGGGATATTGCCTCCGGTGAAGAAAGCGGCGCGCACCTTGTGCAGCGGAAGCATCCGAGAAAGGTGGCTGGCCCCGCCCATCGCGCCGCGATCCACCTCGGGAAGCGAGAAATAGGCATCGTCGGCAGCGATGATCGTGTCCGCCGCTCCGCAAATGCCGATGCCGCCCCCGATCACGAATTTGTGCGCGGCCACCACCACCGGAATCTCGGCATCGCGGATCGCCTTGAACGTCAGGTAATTGCCGCGATTGAGCACTGTGATGCGTTCGGGATGCGCCTGCATCTCCTTGATATCGACGCCACCGCAAAACCCCTTGCCCTCGGCCCGGATCAGCACGCAGTTGACTTCCGGATTGCGCGCCGCGGCGGTCACGATGTCGGGAATCGACATCCAGGTTTCGCTGTCGAAGGCGTTGACCGGCGGCACGTCGAAGACGATTTCCGCGATGCGATCCTTGATGTGGGTTTCAATGCCCATCAGGCGGCTCCCTTCAATTGCGGTGTTACGGTCGAAAGCGCGGCAATTCGCTCAAGCGCTTCGGCTTCGATCCGCGCCAGCAGTTCGGTGCAGGACGGCAGATCGTCGAGCCTTCCGGCGACCTGACCCGAAGCCATCAGCCCGCCGATCGCATCGCCATCGACCACCGCCTTTTGCAGCAATGTGGGCGCGGCGGCGGCGAGCATCGCTTCGGGCAGCGACATTTCTCCATGGCTGGTCATGCCGCGCGCGGCGGCGAGCAATTCGCCCCAGCTGGCACCTGTTTCGTGTTTCATCGCCATCGCCGCGAGCAGCCCGCGCCGCCACCGGGCAAAGCTGCCGCCAGCCTCGATCCGGTCGAGCATGGCGTTGCGGATCATGCGCTGCGGAATGCCGTCGATCTTGGAGGTGACGAAAATGTCCTGCGTGCCTGCCCGCGTGTAGGCGTCCTTGACCTGCTGCGGGACCGGGCTGTCGCTGGTCATCATGAAGCGCGATCCCATCGCGATCCCGCTTGCGCCATAGGCCAGCGCCGCCGCCAGTCCGCGCCCGTCGGCAAAGCCGCCCGCCGCCGCTACCGGCACGTCAACAGCATCGAGCACTTGCGGCAACAGGATCGTGGTTGCGACCGATCCGGTGTGACCGCCGCCTTCGCCGCCCTGGATCGTGATCGCCTGACAACCCAGCGCGACCATCTTCTGCGCGTGCTTTACCGCGCCGACGGTAGGAATGCAGATGATCCCCGCGCTGCGAAATTTGCCGATCATCTCGGCATCGGGACCGCGCCCGAAACTCACCGCGCGCACCCGGTCGGCATTGGCAAGGATGATCTCGACGATATCCTTGGCACCCGGCTGGAAGCTATGGAAGTTCACCCCGAAATTGTGCGGGGTCATGCCCTTAAGCTCGTCAATCGCTGCCGCCAGTTCGGCAGGTTTCATCACCGCGCCTGCAAGAAAGCCGAAAGCGCCTGCGTTGCTGCTTGCCGCGACCAGCCGAGGGGTCGCGATCCAGCCCATCGCGGTCTGTATCACCGGCAGGCGGCAACCGAGCATCTCGGTCAGCGGTGTGGAAAGGGAGGCGCGCGGATCAGCCACAGGTCAATCCTGCTGTCCTTGCGACTTCTGGGCCTCTTGCGCCTTGTTCTTTTCGGCCATCTTCTTGCCGTCGAACCCGGCGATGTAATCGCCCTTGATCAACTGGTTGTTGGCATGTGCGAAGTGGTGATAGCCAAAGCTCGCATCGATCCCGGCTTCCTTGCCTGCCAGCGTTTCCATGTGATTGCACGCCTGCTTGGCAAGCTGCATGGCAAGACGCGGCTGCTCCACCAGACGCGCGGTGACCTTGGCCACTTCGTCCGCCAGCTGATCTCGCGGAACCACCCGGTTGACCATGCCCATCTGATAGGCGCGTTCGGCGCTCATGCGTTCGCCCAGCAGCAGGAATTCCTTGGCGATGCGGGGATTGAGCTCGTGGCAATGCGCGAAATATTCGACGCCCGGAAAGCCCATTTGCAGCACCGGATCCTGGAAGAAGGCATCATCCGACGCGATGATCAGATCGCACACCCATGCCAGCATCAGCCCGCCCGCGATGCAGGCGCCATGCACCTGCGCGATCGTCGGCTTGGGAATGGCGCGCCAACGCTTGCACATGCCCAGATAGACTTCCTGTTCGCGGATATAGGCCTTTTCAGCCCCGCCCTTGTTGGCGTGATCGTACCACATCAGGCGGCGTTCGAAGCTGGAGTGGAAATCGCGCCCAGGACTGCCGATGTCGTGCCCGGCGGTGAAATGCTTGGCATCCGATTTGAGCACGATGCACTTCACATCGTCATCATCGACCGCGCGCTGGAACGCATCGTCCAGCGCGTAGGTCATCTGACTGTTCTGGACGTTGTGAAAGGCCGGACGGTTCAGCGTCACATAGGCCACACCGTCCTTCACCGCGTACAGGATCGGCTCGTCGGTTTCATAAACGGGCGGTTCGTCAACCTTGGGAACGATGGCGTCGCTCATGCGGCTTCTCCCTCTTTGCTCCGCCGCGCCGGCGGATTGTCCGCCAGCACCTTGTGGCGAATTCCATGCGGATCGAGTCCCGCGATGATTTCAAGCTGCTGGTCTGTCGGCAGCGGAGTTTCGCCTTCCGCCGCGTCGATCAGTTCAAATCCGGTGTTGTCTTGCACCTCGGCAAAGGTCACGCCGGGGTGGAGCGAGATGACGCGGATGGCGTTGTCCGCCCCGCCGAAATCCATCACGCACAGATTGGTGATGATCCGCTTCAGTTCGAGCCCGGAATAGTTGCCGCCCGCGATCCGCCGTGCGGGGTTGTAGCCCGGCGAGGACACCCGATCGACTTCGCCATCGACGAACACGCGGGTCGAATGCACCGGGATGAACATCGAATTGGGGTGGTAGATGCCGTTGCCCGGAAACCCGCGCGCGCCCAGCATCTGCACCTTGGGCTGTTCATGCGTGCCACCCAGCGCGGAAAGGTTGGTCTGGCCGAAACGGTCGATCTGCGTCGGCGTAACCATCGCGTGACGCCGCCCGGTCCACACCGCGCTGTCGAAAAAGCGCGAGAACGGGAGGTAGCCCGCCGCCTTGCGATCATCATAGCCGCGCGGCCCGATCGGCACCGGCTGTTCGACCAGATAGGCCTCGCCATCGGTCATCATCAGTCCGGGGCTGTGCGTCATCTTCGCCAACCCCACGCCAAGACGCGGAACCGGACCGATGCCGGTGCCGATAATCTCGCGATCGGTGCGGAAAGCCTCGGCGACCGCCGCGATGCAAAGTTCTGCCAAAGTTGCCATCAGTAAATCGCCAGCGGGACATTCATCACCGCCTCCTCTCCGCCGACCGAGGCCAGATAGGCCGCCTCGTCGGCGCCAGTGAATTGATCGGCGACCGCGCTCCATTCACCCGGCTCCTTCGCCGCGCCCGAATAGGCCTTCAATGCTTTCATGTCGGGACCGTAGAGCGGCGGCATCGAAGTCGGGTGCGCCCCGCCCCGCGCCTCTGTCACCCCGGTGATGAAGCAGCGTTCGACGATGTTTGCCCTGGCGTCTTCGGGATGCGCGTCCTCCATCGCCGGGACCATCTCTTCGCAGCTGACGAAGCATTCGTCGGCAGCCTTGGCGAACCATTCGTCGTAATAGGTATCCGGCCCCAAGGCCTGCACATTGCCGCGGTGATCGCAGCGATGGACATGGATGATCGCCGCATCGAGCTTCAGCGCGGGCATCGCCACCAGCGTTTCCCCGTCCGCATAGGGCGACTGGACCGTCTTGAGCCCGCCCAGCTCGATCAAATCCGTGCCAAGCCCGACCCGCGTGGGCAGAAACGGCAGACCGAATGCCGCCGCCTTCAGCCCCCACTGGAACATGCCTTCGTCGAGTTCGAGCACCTCGATCTCGCCCGCCTCGCGGGCTTTGCGGAACCATGCCTCAAGCGGGATCGCGTCGAGCGAGACGAAGGCGAAGACAACCTTCTTCACCTTGCCCGCCGCGCACAGCATCCCGACATCCGGGCCGCCATAGGAAACGACGGTCAGATCAGTGAGATCGGAACGCAGGATTTCGCGCACCAGCGCCATCGGCTTGCGCCGCGGGCCCCAGCCGCCAATGCCCAGCGTCATTCCGCTGCGCAGCCGGCCGACGATTTCGGCTGGCGTCATTCGCTTGTCGAGCGTCATTCGGCGGCCTCCGCGCGCGCTGCCTCATTGGCGGCGGCTTCTTCCATCGCCTTTTGCCAGGCCCAGACATGGCCCCATTCGCTGATGGTCTTGTGCGCCGTCGTTTCCCAATTGGCGGGGTCAATCACCAGCCCGTCGCAGCCCACTTCGAGATCGAAGCCCGAAGGCGTCTGCATGTAGAAGCTGGTCATCTCGTCATTGGTGTGCCGGCCCAGCGTCGCGCTTTCCGGTACTCCGGCCAGCCGCATCCGGTCATAACATTTGCCGACATCCATCATGTCGCGCATTTCGAGCATCAGATGGATGCAGCCGGTCGGCGCAGCCGGGCCTTCACCCAGCGCGAGCGAGTGGTGACGGCCGTTATCGGCATGCATGAACGCGAAATGCATCGGCGGACCGTCAGGCCCCATCAGGTGGAAGACCGGCAGATCGGTGTCGTGAAAGCCGACGGTGTCGCGGTAGAACGCGTGGGTCGCAGGAAAATCGGGTGCGGAAAACACGGCGTGCCCCATCCCCATTTCTCCGGTCACAAATCCCGAAACGC
It contains:
- a CDS encoding CoA-transferase subunit beta, whose product is MATLAELCIAAVAEAFRTDREIIGTGIGPVPRLGVGLAKMTHSPGLMMTDGEAYLVEQPVPIGPRGYDDRKAAGYLPFSRFFDSAVWTGRRHAMVTPTQIDRFGQTNLSALGGTHEQPKVQMLGARGFPGNGIYHPNSMFIPVHSTRVFVDGEVDRVSSPGYNPARRIAGGNYSGLELKRIITNLCVMDFGGADNAIRVISLHPGVTFAEVQDNTGFELIDAAEGETPLPTDQQLEIIAGLDPHGIRHKVLADNPPARRSKEGEAA
- a CDS encoding enoyl-CoA hydratase; translation: MSDAIVPKVDEPPVYETDEPILYAVKDGVAYVTLNRPAFHNVQNSQMTYALDDAFQRAVDDDDVKCIVLKSDAKHFTAGHDIGSPGRDFHSSFERRLMWYDHANKGGAEKAYIREQEVYLGMCKRWRAIPKPTIAQVHGACIAGGLMLAWVCDLIIASDDAFFQDPVLQMGFPGVEYFAHCHELNPRIAKEFLLLGERMSAERAYQMGMVNRVVPRDQLADEVAKVTARLVEQPRLAMQLAKQACNHMETLAGKEAGIDASFGYHHFAHANNQLIKGDYIAGFDGKKMAEKNKAQEAQKSQGQQD
- a CDS encoding enoyl-CoA hydratase family protein, whose protein sequence is MGIETHIKDRIAEIVFDVPPVNAFDSETWMSIPDIVTAAARNPEVNCVLIRAEGKGFCGGVDIKEMQAHPERITVLNRGNYLTFKAIRDAEIPVVVAAHKFVIGGGIGICGAADTIIAADDAYFSLPEVDRGAMGGASHLSRMLPLHKVRAAFFTGGNIPAAEAHRLGAVEKVVPRADLEAEARAFCAVIASKSRKALVIAKEALNGLEARDVDRGYRWEQGFTLEMYMHEDSQKSRDEFVKTGKAAEF
- a CDS encoding CoA transferase subunit A, coding for MTLDKRMTPAEIVGRLRSGMTLGIGGWGPRRKPMALVREILRSDLTDLTVVSYGGPDVGMLCAAGKVKKVVFAFVSLDAIPLEAWFRKAREAGEIEVLELDEGMFQWGLKAAAFGLPFLPTRVGLGTDLIELGGLKTVQSPYADGETLVAMPALKLDAAIIHVHRCDHRGNVQALGPDTYYDEWFAKAADECFVSCEEMVPAMEDAHPEDARANIVERCFITGVTEARGGAHPTSMPPLYGPDMKALKAYSGAAKEPGEWSAVADQFTGADEAAYLASVGGEEAVMNVPLAIY
- a CDS encoding acyl-CoA dehydrogenase family protein → MQLQYTPRQQAFRAEVREWLASNLPEKPLLTLEGEEGFHQHVEWERKLAQGNWGMVTWPTSYGGRGLDLIEWLIFEEEYWGAGAPLRVNQNGIFLLGPTIMEYGTEEQKARFLTPMAAGEKIWAQAWSEPGAGSDMAAIKTTAYRDGDHYVINGQKTWSSRASFADWGFGLFRTEEGSQRHKGLSFILFDLNAPGVTRRPIRQLHGNPGFAELFFDEVRVPVENRLAGEGEGWKVAMATAGFERGLMLRSPGRFQAAAKRLVELFRKHEHNAAPSAREAVAKAWMESQAYAYNTYAVAAKIMAGGSIGAEASLNKIFWSELDRAMHRTAMHLLGAAAELQQFADGSANDWLEGYIFSLSGPIYAGSNEIQRNITAERLLGMPRVGAG
- a CDS encoding NAD(P)H-dependent flavin oxidoreductase encodes the protein MADPRASLSTPLTEMLGCRLPVIQTAMGWIATPRLVAASSNAGAFGFLAGAVMKPAELAAAIDELKGMTPHNFGVNFHSFQPGAKDIVEIILANADRVRAVSFGRGPDAEMIGKFRSAGIICIPTVGAVKHAQKMVALGCQAITIQGGEGGGHTGSVATTILLPQVLDAVDVPVAAAGGFADGRGLAAALAYGASGIAMGSRFMMTSDSPVPQQVKDAYTRAGTQDIFVTSKIDGIPQRMIRNAMLDRIEAGGSFARWRRGLLAAMAMKHETGASWGELLAAARGMTSHGEMSLPEAMLAAAAPTLLQKAVVDGDAIGGLMASGQVAGRLDDLPSCTELLARIEAEALERIAALSTVTPQLKGAA
- a CDS encoding VOC family protein, which translates into the protein MAIRELGYVVIETAKPVEWREFLTNVAGVMVAENAADGADHYRIDDRPFRFRIEQAGAERLAAAAYEIDTREALDALAARVEAAGRAIMWGDDAQAAARHVDAYFRTSDPAGNGLEFFVGTARDEVEFVSPQGVSGFVTGEMGMGHAVFSAPDFPATHAFYRDTVGFHDTDLPVFHLMGPDGPPMHFAFMHADNGRHHSLALGEGPAAPTGCIHLMLEMRDMMDVGKCYDRMRLAGVPESATLGRHTNDEMTSFYMQTPSGFDLEVGCDGLVIDPANWETTAHKTISEWGHVWAWQKAMEEAAANEAARAEAAE